A window of Pomacea canaliculata isolate SZHN2017 linkage group LG3, ASM307304v1, whole genome shotgun sequence contains these coding sequences:
- the LOC112559622 gene encoding transcription factor IIIA-like — protein MPERYEYECDYEGCDKRFKRRDRLVIHARTHTGERPFVCHHEGCGKSYCRTSHLIRHKQNSHKEKKEEDKVFFPCLEKDCSKLFASIDSRKKHCQRKHSIETAHVYQCEVEGCGETFLKHHLLRSHSYIHTHLDPYTCSHPGCRQTFKWPNLLRRHQKIHQGYKCDVKDCEQVFDKWTHLRQHKSREHTQEYICSTCGKHFPKRHLMSYHMQTHSDNHQKLTQHSLLHDPNRPPCSPKLRTSKQSGPRKPRKKKSVASILTNLNDKDIVAYSLDPIDLEEKSECEIKISECNIAESHGVTVMKSSVNEYETMTTAEFLEKELTLLKNVHFPRITEKCKNVKETTAETKSKIIQSECSSFVLEELKCSGPHI, from the exons ATGCCTGAGAGATATGAATATGAATGCGACTATGAGGGATGCGATAAACGTTTCAAACGGAGAGACAGACTCGTAATACATGCAAGAACTCATACAGGAGAG AGACCCTTTGTTTGCCATCATGAAGGCTGTGGCAAAAGTTACTGCCGAACATCACATCTTATCCGGCACAAGCAGAACTCccacaaagagaagaaagaagaggacaAGGTGTTTTTTCC ATGTTTGGAGAAAGACTGCTCAAAACTGTTTGCCAGCATTGACAGTCGAAAGAAACATTGTCAAAGAAAGCACAGCATTGAGACAGCTCATGTTTATCAG TGTGAAGTGGAAGGTTGTGGTGAGACATTTCTAAAACATCACCTATTGCGATCTCACAGTTATATTCATACTCATCTTGATCCATATACCTGTTCACACCCAGGCTGCAGACAAACTTTCAAATGGCCTAATTTACTGCGCCGCCACCAAAAGATTCACCAGG GCTACAAGTGTGATGTTAAGGACTGCGAGCAGGTTTTTGACAAATGGACTCATTTACGTCAACACAAAAGCAGGGAGCATACACAAG AATACATATGCAGCACTTGTGGCAAGCATTTTCCAAAGAGACATTTGATGTCCTACCATATGCAGACACATAGTGACAATCAT cAAAAACTTACGCAGCACTCACTGTTACATGATCCCAACAGGCCACCGTGTTCCCCAAAACTG AGAACTTCAAAGCAGAGCGGACCCAGAAAaccaagaaagaagaagagtgtAGCATCCATTCTTACAAACCTTAATGACAAGGACATAGTGGCCTATTCTCTTGACCCCATAGATTTGGAGGAAAAATCTGAATGTGAGATAAAGATATCTGAATGCAATATTGCAGAGTCGCATGGAGTTACTGTGATGAAATCATCTGTTAATGAATATGAAACAATGACAACAGCTGAATTTTTAGAGAAGGAACTCACATTGCtaaaaaatgttcactttcCTAGAATTACTGAGAAGTGCAAGAATGTAAAAGAAACCACGGCGGAGACAAAGTCAAAGATAATTCAGTCTGAATGCTCCAGTTTTGTACTTGAAGAACTCAAATGTTCAGGCCCACACATCTAG
- the LOC112559090 gene encoding GTP-binding protein 8-like codes for MPSYVNPLIELQKYVSIPIIPPEEAVFSPTEEEVFHATKIFTSSRVGSEEAVRFVGTYINGAEMPESSLPEVAFLGRSNVGKSSLIRSILGAHPQVRVNISKKPGHTKALNLYCIRHHFTLVDMPGYGFNMPHNFEKSVEAYLCSSRRLCRTFLLVDADVGLTCTDNIALGMMKEAGIPFVIVLTKIDKASRHKVLKNLFAVVEACKQEGGHTCFSQPFLVSSHSGEGLLLLETFIAYVTGCIEIKGQ; via the exons ATGCCAAGCTATGTGAACCCATTAATAGAACTACAAAAGTATGTCAGTATTCCCATTATTCCACCAGAGGAAGCCGTTTTCTCACCAACAGAAGAAGAAGTGTTTCATGCAACTAAAATCTTCACTAGCAGCAGAGTAGGTTCAGAAGAGGCAGTTCGATTTGTTGGGACATATATTAATGGAGCAGAAATGCCTGAAAGCTCTCTGCCTGAG GTGGCATTTTTAGGACGAAGTAATGTTGGAAAATCATCCCTTATTCGCAGCATACTTGGTGCACACCCACAAGTCAGAGTCAACATTTCCAAGAAACCT GGCCACACAAAGGCACTTAATCTTTACTGCATTAGACATCACTTCACTCTTGTGGATATGCCAGGCTATGGCTTTAATATGCCTCACAACTTTGAAAAATCTGTGGAGGCATACCTCTGCAGCAGTCGCAG attGTGCAGAACGTTCCTCCTTGTAGATGCTGATGTAGGGCTGACTTGTACAGACAATATTGCTTTGGGTATGATGAAGGAAGCTGGAATACCATTTGTT ATTGTGTTGACAAAGATTGATAAAGCAAGCCGACATAAAGTTCTCAAGAATCTTTTCGCTGTTGTTGAAGCATGTAAACAAGAAGGTGGACATACATGTTTCTCACAGCCTTTTCTTGTCAG TTCCCATTCTGGAGAAGGACTATTACTGCTGGAGACTTTCATTGCCTACGTCACTGGATGTATCGAGATCAAGGGACAGTAA
- the LOC112559088 gene encoding uncharacterized protein LOC112559088 isoform X2 yields the protein MSAQALHRALQIMTRHIQVSTIQNIYCNIAQAGEENHHHNSLIKKSIENDDNKDSEKEQQIWSIQTVKPQIITSRDTAIPRALAEWIQKSVGLDSQDIEQKGVTEWDLVSDENPATGVIRSSMIESSQNVVREQSLQTSCIDKQVKRLPIFFDLDAEENIHKLENSIRASEVSIQALDCDSRVAAWLASLGLANVATFQQIFAEHQVDFSDLYFLTVSMLQEMGISRLGPIMKILRGIDKLKEEKENKLVQLDKVENKMLRRDRSKRAWPETGDDRGQERGKKDSLPRRRDCVSKSFKRDHIGSQNKKSVEKALQLEKFDDHKTLTADNAKTISSKKIYSLLCDGGSESYSAWRNPSIVTPSFDQNLTSKALVEKTKSKTSLKFSKPSSVISSRTAVSCVQNRDCKSSYKTDVKFKNETSDVKETSHQDTLQPKTSNGGLSTACVLKRKSAKSQQESKGDILDQHPDQLHNAMAARNKVTDHSKVADNDLESSQSNQQLRDPQAEQQISYREETLNAVRDLQHKLQQLEHCILHKKTTSTSSVAAGATLKKTDAAYNLDFRKTDHTGDLYYSELQRALTNTKRNVTSVSKGNQCNGLNNTVTVGHANDIYSNGCSAWGTQNHDSVTEDSICEDVHGTVKHKQQKEDSEDLKKRSGVSKHQQNSIGGLMNKSSRMEKEMHVPEEVLVVAGMKCGRDENDGEDSPDRCITEIVTFEKKQPMSKRQLRDEIRRERDEHRKNVRHLKLELSKLQHYDPMKNSEIDRATILFRESDLIGEGSFSQVFKGQYQGAEVAVKRLRTPLCLQDRTYFASEVSLLRDLRHPCVVLLIGISTADSLPIMVLEYMAGRDLYTLIHDSNRHILDHAEFYQIARDVGSGMVYLHHHHPPVLHLNLKSMNVLLTTSHHAKIADFGFSKLKHDADKKVKKATRNKNIKVSPAWMAPELLHGGEITPKADVFSFGIILWEMMSGKHPYEGCTVFQILELVRTNKRPDICETCPADLHELISVCWAQNPAVRPNFKEVLQKIEDLSFPAGWRELFKDARIPNEALEDVPSTTISYISHLDASDSKNPTTLSGTIKAKQDGEVKGEEHIEKYVHAEKNSCARLSAREARRLGVSRRSSDVWSSSSCASTGENRGLATASDDGLSDMQGLTAYVLNDSSLAGNKLMDSRLLLDLNNNSDTDTAESNVTAGGTHQELVSVNMNVVDQNSSQPDACVVPVENDVRDICEGKVQGHKEEDGYKHIKGVKNSGSLSSSCAIIPPPPPPPPPPPLAASSTPHFSTAQVCQNGFLADVQDDSQQSVSKETLASSSKHSLKERYRGNPHISVEASELMRQKDQLRPTAQPHPSQLQEVSTTAQEFTSLADIFKKAMVNRRFAMEGNSLATSTNSQEFSDVNWSLQED from the exons ATGTCAGCTCAGGCACTTCACAGAGCTCTCCAGATAATGACACGGCATATCCAAGTGTCcacaattcaaaatatttattgcaacATTGCCCAGGCAGGAGAAGAGAATCATCATCACAATTCTCTTATAAAGAAATCGATTGAGAATGATGACAATAAagattcagagaaagaacagcagaTTTGGAGTATTCAGACTGTTAAACCTCAGATAATCACTAGCAGAGATACTGCCATCCCAAGAGCTCTAGCTGAATGGATTCAAAAGAGTGTAGGCCTTGATTCTCAAGACATAGAACAAAAAGGTGTTACAGAATGGGACTTGGTGTCAGATGAAAATCCAGCAACAGGAGTTATCAGATCTTCTATGATAGAATCATCTCAAAATGTAGTTCGGGAGCAAAGTCTACAAACTTCTTGTATCGACAAACAAGTAAAACGACTCCCTATCTTTTTCGACCTTGATGCAGaagaaaatatacacaaattagAAAACTCTATTCGTGCTTCTGAAGTTTCAATACAAGCTTTAGACTGTGACAGTAGAGTGGCTGCTTGGCTTGCAAGCCTTGGTTTGGCAAATGTTGCAACTTTCCAGCAAATCTTTGCTGAACATCAGGTGGATTTCAGTGATCTCTATTTTCTTACAGTATCAATGCTACAGGAAATGGGCATCAGTCGACTTGGCCCTATAATGAAAATTCTTCGTGGCATAGATAAAttaaaggaagagaaggaaaataaactTGTGCAATTAGACAAGGTTGAGAATAAAATGTTGCGTAGAGATAGAAGTAAAAGAGCATGGCCTGAAACTGGAGATGACAGAGGacaagagagaggaaaaaaagactcTTTGCCAAGAAGACGGGATTGTGTTTCAAAGAGTTTCAAACGAGACCACATTGGGTCTCAGAACAAGAAGTCTGTTGAGAAGGCTCTTCAGCTTGAAAAATTTGATGATCATAAAACGCTTACTGCTGATAATGCAAAAACTATCTCTTCTAAGAAGATTTATAGCCTTTTGTGTGATGGTGGGTCAGAATCATACTCTGCTTGGAGGAATCCTTCCATTGTGACACCTTCTTTTGATCAAAATTTGACCTCAAAAGCATTagtggaaaaaacaaaaagtaagacCTCTTTAAAGTTTAGCAAACCATCTTCAGTTATCAGTAGCCGGACTGCAGTGAGCTGTGTGCAGAACAGGGATTGTAAGTCCTCATACAAAACTGATGTCAAATTCAAGAATGAAACAAGTGATGTTAAGGAGACTAGTCATCAGGATACACTACAGCCAAAAACCAGCAATGGTGGCTTAA GCACAGCTTGTGTGCTAAAGAGAAAATCAGCAAAAAGCCAACAAGAAAGCAAAGGTGACATCTTAGACCAACACCCAGATCAGCTGCATAATGCCATGGCTGCTAGAAACAAAGTGACAGATCATAGCAAAGTTGCTGATAATGATCTTGAGTCATCTCAGTCCAATCAGCAG CTTCGGGATCCACAAGCAGAGCAGCAGATCAGCTATAGGGAGGAAACACTAAATGCTGTGCGAGATTTACAGCACAAGTTACAGCAGCTTGAGCACTGCATTCTTCACAAGAAGACCACTTCTACATCATCAGTTGCTGCAGGTGCTACACTCAAGAAAACCGATGCTGCATACAACCTTGATTTTAGAAAAACTGATCACACTGGTGACCTGTATTATTCAGAATTACAAAGAGCATtgacaaatacaaaaaggaatGTTACTTCAGTCAGTAAAGGTAATCAATGCAATGGTCTTAACAATACAGTGACAGTAGGTCATGCTAATGACATTTATAGTAATGGCTGCTCAGCATGGGGTACGCAAAACCATGACAGCGTAACTGAAGACAGCATATGTGAGGATGTTCATGGAACTGTGAAACACAAGCAGCAGAAGGAAGATTCTGAGGACCTGAAAAAAAGATCTGGTGTTTCAAAACATCAGCAGAATAGCATTGGTGGACTGATGAATAAGTCAAGTAGAATGGAAAAAGAGATGCATGTGCCTGAGGAAGTCCTTGTTGTAGCTGGGATGAAGTGTGGGAGAGATGAAAATGATGGTGAAGATTCTCCAGACAGGTGCATTACAGAAATAgtaacatttgaaaagaaacagCCTATGAGCAAACGCCAATTACGAGATGAGATCCGCCGGGAGAGGGATGAGCATCGTAAAAATGTAAG acaCCTTAAACTAGAACTAAGCAAGCTACAGCACTATGATCCTATGAAGAACTCTGAAATAGACAGAGCAACCATCTTATTCAGAGAATCAG ATCTAATTGGAGAGGGCTCCTTCTCACAGGTCTTTAAAGGACAATATCAAGGTGCAGAAGTGGCTGTCAAGAGACTGAGGACACCATTGTGTCTTCAAGACAGAACTTACTTTGCTTCTGAG gTATCCTTGTTGCGAGATCTGCGACATCCATGTGTGGTGTTGCTTATTGGCATATCTACTGCAGATTCCTTACCTATTATGGTGTTGGAATACATGGCTGGCAGGGATCTGTACACTCTAATTCATGACTCCAACAG ACATATTCTTGACCATGCAGAATTTTATCAGATTGCAAGAGATGTTGGCTCAGGTATGGTCTACCTGCATCATCACCACCCACCTGTTCTTCACCTAAATCTTAAGTCTATGAATGTGCTTTTGACTACCAGCCACCATGCCAAGATTGCAGATTTTGGCTTCTCCAAGCTCAA GCATGATGCagataaaaaagtgaaaaaggctacaagaaacaaaaatatcaaggTGTCGCCAGCTTGGATGGCGCCAGAACTTCTGCATGGAGGGGAGATAACTCCAAAGGCGGATGTTTTCAGCTTTGGAATAATCTTGTGGGAAATGATGTCTGGTAAACATCCCTATGAAGGCTGTACAGTTTTTCAG ATTCTGGAGTTGGTGCGAACAAATAAGAGACCAGACATTTGTGAGACATGTCCTGCAGACCTTCATGAACTAATCTCAGTGTGTTGGGCCCAGAACCCTGCAGTCAGACCTAACTTCAAG GAAGTATTACAAAAGATAGAAGATCTTTCTTTTCCTGCCGGTTGGAGAGAATTGTTCAAGGATGCAAGAATTCCTAATGAGGCACTAGAGGATGTGCCATCCACAA CTATTTCTTACATTAGTCACCTAGATGCTTCAGACTCCAAGAATCCAACTACCTTATCAGgaacaataaaagcaaaacaagatgGAGAAGTTAAAGGTGAGGAGCATATTGAGAAATATGTGCATGCAGAAAAGAACTCATGCGCAAGGCTGTCAGCCAGAGAAGCTCGCAGGCTTGGTGTTTCTCGAAGATCATCAGATGTATGGTCATCTAGCTCTTGCGCATCTACTGGAGAGAATAGAGGTTTAGCGACTGCCTCAGATGATGGATTGTCTGATATGCAAGGACTCACTGCTTATGTATTGAATGATAGTTCATTGGCTGGCAACAAATTGATGGACTCGAGACTGTTACTAGACTTGAACAATAATTCTGATACTGATACAGCAGAATCTAATGTCACTGCAGGTGGAACACACCAGGAGCTGGTTTCAGTAAATATGAATGTAGTTGACCAGAACAGTTCTCAGCCTGATGCTTGTGTCGTTCCCGTTGAAAATGATGTTAGGGATATTTGTGAAGGTAAAGTTCAGGGCCACAAAGAGGAAGATGGCTACAAGCATATTAAAGGAGTCAAAAACTCTGGCTCACTGTCCTCTTCATGTGCCATAatcccacctccacctccaccacctcctcctcctcctcttgcaGCTTCCAGCACTCCACATTTCTCTACAGCACAAGTTTGTCAGAATGGCTTTTTAGCAGATGTACAGGATGATTCTCAACAGTCTGTATCAAAGGAGACATTAGCTTCTTCAAGCAAACACAGCTTGAAGGAGCGCTATCGAGGAAACCCTCATATTTCTGTGGAAGCAAGTGAGCTGATGAGGCAGAAGGATCAGCTGAGACCAACTGCTCAGCCACATCCTAGTCAGCTGCAAGAAGTGTCTACCACAGCACAGGAGTTCACCTCTCTagcagatatttttaaaaag GCTATGGTAAATCGCCGATTTGCTATGGAAGGAAACAGTCTTGCTACCTCAACAAACAGCCAAGAATTCTCTGATGTCAACTGGTCTTTACAGGAGGATTAG
- the LOC112559088 gene encoding uncharacterized protein LOC112559088 isoform X1: protein MSAQALHRALQIMTRHIQVSTIQNIYCNIAQAGEENHHHNSLIKKSIENDDNKDSEKEQQIWSIQTVKPQIITSRDTAIPRALAEWIQKSVGLDSQDIEQKGVTEWDLVSDENPATGVIRSSMIESSQNVVREQSLQTSCIDKQVKRLPIFFDLDAEENIHKLENSIRASEVSIQALDCDSRVAAWLASLGLANVATFQQIFAEHQVDFSDLYFLTVSMLQEMGISRLGPIMKILRGIDKLKEEKENKLVQLDKVENKMLRRDRSKRAWPETGDDRGQERGKKDSLPRRRDCVSKSFKRDHIGSQNKKSVEKALQLEKFDDHKTLTADNAKTISSKKIYSLLCDGGSESYSAWRNPSIVTPSFDQNLTSKALVEKTKSKTSLKFSKPSSVISSRTAVSCVQNRDCKSSYKTDVKFKNETSDVKETSHQDTLQPKTSNGGLSTACVLKRKSAKSQQESKGDILDQHPDQLHNAMAARNKVTDHSKVADNDLESSQSNQQLRDPQAEQQISYREETLNAVRDLQHKLQQLEHCILHKKTTSTSSVAAGATLKKTDAAYNLDFRKTDHTGDLYYSELQRALTNTKRNVTSVSKGNQCNGLNNTVTVGHANDIYSNGCSAWGTQNHDSVTEDSICEDVHGTVKHKQQKEDSEDLKKRSGVSKHQQNSIGGLMNKSSRMEKEMHVPEEVLVVAGMKCGRDENDGEDSPDRCITEIVTFEKKQPMSKRQLRDEIRRERDEHRKNVRHLKLELSKLQHYDPMKNSEIDRATILFRESDLIGEGSFSQVFKGQYQGAEVAVKRLRTPLCLQDRTYFASEVSLLRDLRHPCVVLLIGISTADSLPIMVLEYMAGRDLYTLIHDSNRHILDHAEFYQIARDVGSGMVYLHHHHPPVLHLNLKSMNVLLTTSHHAKIADFGFSKLKHDADKKVKKATRNKNIKVSPAWMAPELLHGGEITPKADVFSFGIILWEMMSGKHPYEGCTVFQILELVRTNKRPDICETCPADLHELISVCWAQNPAVRPNFKEVLQKIEDLSFPAGWRELFKDARIPNEALEDVPSTSEIISLVTSTLESSAAKKTLHTMEMTSFNIKEKEPGITTFLTTDNANDKAETEEPQNDTTTHNQKPNLAQRQGVESIQIKLPMDMMKENKSCSFSKCHTTKLTTSLDAIQSTDCLATTMTTSTNFHHSSTAGCNATLSDSLDVVSSLSTSSSLSSSSSACSKDSLEANTIPITTNRESAQEDRPYYLGPSQDTRNVSTCFDRLSIPASNELSAPKKHLVQSSIGSFSLNSDEASAKLVLSTQVYDPSVLTYRKKDALNAPPCFSSPAISYISHLDASDSKNPTTLSGTIKAKQDGEVKGEEHIEKYVHAEKNSCARLSAREARRLGVSRRSSDVWSSSSCASTGENRGLATASDDGLSDMQGLTAYVLNDSSLAGNKLMDSRLLLDLNNNSDTDTAESNVTAGGTHQELVSVNMNVVDQNSSQPDACVVPVENDVRDICEGKVQGHKEEDGYKHIKGVKNSGSLSSSCAIIPPPPPPPPPPPLAASSTPHFSTAQVCQNGFLADVQDDSQQSVSKETLASSSKHSLKERYRGNPHISVEASELMRQKDQLRPTAQPHPSQLQEVSTTAQEFTSLADIFKKAMVNRRFAMEGNSLATSTNSQEFSDVNWSLQED, encoded by the exons ATGTCAGCTCAGGCACTTCACAGAGCTCTCCAGATAATGACACGGCATATCCAAGTGTCcacaattcaaaatatttattgcaacATTGCCCAGGCAGGAGAAGAGAATCATCATCACAATTCTCTTATAAAGAAATCGATTGAGAATGATGACAATAAagattcagagaaagaacagcagaTTTGGAGTATTCAGACTGTTAAACCTCAGATAATCACTAGCAGAGATACTGCCATCCCAAGAGCTCTAGCTGAATGGATTCAAAAGAGTGTAGGCCTTGATTCTCAAGACATAGAACAAAAAGGTGTTACAGAATGGGACTTGGTGTCAGATGAAAATCCAGCAACAGGAGTTATCAGATCTTCTATGATAGAATCATCTCAAAATGTAGTTCGGGAGCAAAGTCTACAAACTTCTTGTATCGACAAACAAGTAAAACGACTCCCTATCTTTTTCGACCTTGATGCAGaagaaaatatacacaaattagAAAACTCTATTCGTGCTTCTGAAGTTTCAATACAAGCTTTAGACTGTGACAGTAGAGTGGCTGCTTGGCTTGCAAGCCTTGGTTTGGCAAATGTTGCAACTTTCCAGCAAATCTTTGCTGAACATCAGGTGGATTTCAGTGATCTCTATTTTCTTACAGTATCAATGCTACAGGAAATGGGCATCAGTCGACTTGGCCCTATAATGAAAATTCTTCGTGGCATAGATAAAttaaaggaagagaaggaaaataaactTGTGCAATTAGACAAGGTTGAGAATAAAATGTTGCGTAGAGATAGAAGTAAAAGAGCATGGCCTGAAACTGGAGATGACAGAGGacaagagagaggaaaaaaagactcTTTGCCAAGAAGACGGGATTGTGTTTCAAAGAGTTTCAAACGAGACCACATTGGGTCTCAGAACAAGAAGTCTGTTGAGAAGGCTCTTCAGCTTGAAAAATTTGATGATCATAAAACGCTTACTGCTGATAATGCAAAAACTATCTCTTCTAAGAAGATTTATAGCCTTTTGTGTGATGGTGGGTCAGAATCATACTCTGCTTGGAGGAATCCTTCCATTGTGACACCTTCTTTTGATCAAAATTTGACCTCAAAAGCATTagtggaaaaaacaaaaagtaagacCTCTTTAAAGTTTAGCAAACCATCTTCAGTTATCAGTAGCCGGACTGCAGTGAGCTGTGTGCAGAACAGGGATTGTAAGTCCTCATACAAAACTGATGTCAAATTCAAGAATGAAACAAGTGATGTTAAGGAGACTAGTCATCAGGATACACTACAGCCAAAAACCAGCAATGGTGGCTTAA GCACAGCTTGTGTGCTAAAGAGAAAATCAGCAAAAAGCCAACAAGAAAGCAAAGGTGACATCTTAGACCAACACCCAGATCAGCTGCATAATGCCATGGCTGCTAGAAACAAAGTGACAGATCATAGCAAAGTTGCTGATAATGATCTTGAGTCATCTCAGTCCAATCAGCAG CTTCGGGATCCACAAGCAGAGCAGCAGATCAGCTATAGGGAGGAAACACTAAATGCTGTGCGAGATTTACAGCACAAGTTACAGCAGCTTGAGCACTGCATTCTTCACAAGAAGACCACTTCTACATCATCAGTTGCTGCAGGTGCTACACTCAAGAAAACCGATGCTGCATACAACCTTGATTTTAGAAAAACTGATCACACTGGTGACCTGTATTATTCAGAATTACAAAGAGCATtgacaaatacaaaaaggaatGTTACTTCAGTCAGTAAAGGTAATCAATGCAATGGTCTTAACAATACAGTGACAGTAGGTCATGCTAATGACATTTATAGTAATGGCTGCTCAGCATGGGGTACGCAAAACCATGACAGCGTAACTGAAGACAGCATATGTGAGGATGTTCATGGAACTGTGAAACACAAGCAGCAGAAGGAAGATTCTGAGGACCTGAAAAAAAGATCTGGTGTTTCAAAACATCAGCAGAATAGCATTGGTGGACTGATGAATAAGTCAAGTAGAATGGAAAAAGAGATGCATGTGCCTGAGGAAGTCCTTGTTGTAGCTGGGATGAAGTGTGGGAGAGATGAAAATGATGGTGAAGATTCTCCAGACAGGTGCATTACAGAAATAgtaacatttgaaaagaaacagCCTATGAGCAAACGCCAATTACGAGATGAGATCCGCCGGGAGAGGGATGAGCATCGTAAAAATGTAAG acaCCTTAAACTAGAACTAAGCAAGCTACAGCACTATGATCCTATGAAGAACTCTGAAATAGACAGAGCAACCATCTTATTCAGAGAATCAG ATCTAATTGGAGAGGGCTCCTTCTCACAGGTCTTTAAAGGACAATATCAAGGTGCAGAAGTGGCTGTCAAGAGACTGAGGACACCATTGTGTCTTCAAGACAGAACTTACTTTGCTTCTGAG gTATCCTTGTTGCGAGATCTGCGACATCCATGTGTGGTGTTGCTTATTGGCATATCTACTGCAGATTCCTTACCTATTATGGTGTTGGAATACATGGCTGGCAGGGATCTGTACACTCTAATTCATGACTCCAACAG ACATATTCTTGACCATGCAGAATTTTATCAGATTGCAAGAGATGTTGGCTCAGGTATGGTCTACCTGCATCATCACCACCCACCTGTTCTTCACCTAAATCTTAAGTCTATGAATGTGCTTTTGACTACCAGCCACCATGCCAAGATTGCAGATTTTGGCTTCTCCAAGCTCAA GCATGATGCagataaaaaagtgaaaaaggctacaagaaacaaaaatatcaaggTGTCGCCAGCTTGGATGGCGCCAGAACTTCTGCATGGAGGGGAGATAACTCCAAAGGCGGATGTTTTCAGCTTTGGAATAATCTTGTGGGAAATGATGTCTGGTAAACATCCCTATGAAGGCTGTACAGTTTTTCAG ATTCTGGAGTTGGTGCGAACAAATAAGAGACCAGACATTTGTGAGACATGTCCTGCAGACCTTCATGAACTAATCTCAGTGTGTTGGGCCCAGAACCCTGCAGTCAGACCTAACTTCAAG GAAGTATTACAAAAGATAGAAGATCTTTCTTTTCCTGCCGGTTGGAGAGAATTGTTCAAGGATGCAAGAATTCCTAATGAGGCACTAGAGGATGTGCCATCCACAAGTGAGATTATTTCTCTTGTAACATCTACATTGGAGTCCTCTGCTGCAAAGAAAACCCTTCACACCATGGAGATGACCAGTTtcaatattaaagaaaaagaaccagGCATTACTACATTTCTGACAACTGACAACGCAAATGACAAGGCTGAAACAGAAGAGCCACAGAACGATACAACGACACACAATCAGAAACCAAATCTTGCTCAAAGACAAGGTGTTGAGTCCATTCAGATAAAATTGCCCATGGacatgatgaaagaaaataaaagctgtaGTTTTAGCAAATGTCATACAACTAAATTGACAACCAGTCTTGATGCAATACAGTCAACAGATTGTCTTGCCACCACTATGACCACAAGCACAAACTTTCATCATTCTTCTACAGCTGGTTGTAACGCTACCCTGTCTGACAGTTTGGATGTAGTTTCATCTctgtccacatcatcatcattatcatcatcaagttCTGCATGCTCAAAAGACAGTTTAGAAGCAAATACAATACCTATAACGACTAACAGAGAATCAGCACAAGAAGACAGACCCTACTACTTGGGACCGAGCCAGGATACAAGAAATGTGTCCACATGTTTTGATAGATTATCTATACCCGCTTCTAATGAGTTAAGTGCTCCCAAGAAACATTTGGTCCAGTCCTCAATTGGTTCATTCAGCCTTAACTCAGATGAAGCTTCAGCTAAATTGGTTTTATCCACACAGGTTTATGATCCCTCAGTTTTAACctacagaaagaaagatgctTTAAATGCACCTCCTTGTTTCTCATCCCCAGCTATTTCTTACATTAGTCACCTAGATGCTTCAGACTCCAAGAATCCAACTACCTTATCAGgaacaataaaagcaaaacaagatgGAGAAGTTAAAGGTGAGGAGCATATTGAGAAATATGTGCATGCAGAAAAGAACTCATGCGCAAGGCTGTCAGCCAGAGAAGCTCGCAGGCTTGGTGTTTCTCGAAGATCATCAGATGTATGGTCATCTAGCTCTTGCGCATCTACTGGAGAGAATAGAGGTTTAGCGACTGCCTCAGATGATGGATTGTCTGATATGCAAGGACTCACTGCTTATGTATTGAATGATAGTTCATTGGCTGGCAACAAATTGATGGACTCGAGACTGTTACTAGACTTGAACAATAATTCTGATACTGATACAGCAGAATCTAATGTCACTGCAGGTGGAACACACCAGGAGCTGGTTTCAGTAAATATGAATGTAGTTGACCAGAACAGTTCTCAGCCTGATGCTTGTGTCGTTCCCGTTGAAAATGATGTTAGGGATATTTGTGAAGGTAAAGTTCAGGGCCACAAAGAGGAAGATGGCTACAAGCATATTAAAGGAGTCAAAAACTCTGGCTCACTGTCCTCTTCATGTGCCATAatcccacctccacctccaccacctcctcctcctcctcttgcaGCTTCCAGCACTCCACATTTCTCTACAGCACAAGTTTGTCAGAATGGCTTTTTAGCAGATGTACAGGATGATTCTCAACAGTCTGTATCAAAGGAGACATTAGCTTCTTCAAGCAAACACAGCTTGAAGGAGCGCTATCGAGGAAACCCTCATATTTCTGTGGAAGCAAGTGAGCTGATGAGGCAGAAGGATCAGCTGAGACCAACTGCTCAGCCACATCCTAGTCAGCTGCAAGAAGTGTCTACCACAGCACAGGAGTTCACCTCTCTagcagatatttttaaaaag GCTATGGTAAATCGCCGATTTGCTATGGAAGGAAACAGTCTTGCTACCTCAACAAACAGCCAAGAATTCTCTGATGTCAACTGGTCTTTACAGGAGGATTAG